A region from the Acyrthosiphon pisum isolate AL4f chromosome A1, pea_aphid_22Mar2018_4r6ur, whole genome shotgun sequence genome encodes:
- the LOC100570950 gene encoding uncharacterized protein LOC100570950: MYDYHYNVMQKHYGDRIKLMYTDTDSLVYHVQTEDFYVDLAANHSLLDRMDTANLPIDHPCYVAERKKTPGFFSDDVDGDIITEFCALRAKSYAYNKYAVEGRVGGGENIKAKGIRAHVVKNHMTLEDHRKCLFGEVGLELNRDNVSIRSFNHQLMTIKTRKLTYNSYDDKRVVLEDKINTLAHGHYSIEEDD; this comes from the exons ATGTATGATTACCACTATAATGTCATGCAGAAACATTATGGAGATAGAATTAAGCTTATGTACACTGACACAG attCACTAGTGTATCATGTTCAGACAGAAGATTTTTATGTGGACTTGGCGGCTAACCACAGCTTGTTGGATAGGATGGATACTGCTAACCTGCCCATTGACCATCCTTGTTATGTGGCAGAAAGAAAGAAGACTCCGGGCTTCTTCTCCGACGATGTGGACGGGGATATTATTACTGAGTTCTGTGCGTTGAGGGCCAAGTCGTATGCCTATAATAAATATGCTGTAGAGGGCAGAGTAGGAGGAGGAGAAAATATCAAGGCGAAGGGTATCAGAGCTCATGTGGTTAAAAACCATATGACTCTTGAAGACCATAGAAAGTGCCTGTTTGGAGAAGTTGGACTGGAGTTGAATAGAGACAATGTATCGATACGGTCATTCAATCACCAGCTTATGACGATAAAGACCAGGAAGCTAACGTACAACAGCTATGATGATAAGAGGGTGGTGTTAGAGGACAAAATAAACACACTAGCCCATGGTCATTATAGTATAGA ggaGGATGATTAG